A single Thiohalobacter thiocyanaticus DNA region contains:
- a CDS encoding DsrE family protein translates to MKHIIAAVLAGLLGMLSTAGLAGDYEKQKVVYHINYDDPKLQTAAMRNIQNHINAVGAENLDVRVVMHGNGLSLLLTPEAGERLEKFRIGNADQKMAARIDGLRGQGVKFNVCNNTVRGRNVDIAADLHYVNEEDIVPSGVAEVSHLQQQGFTYIKP, encoded by the coding sequence ATGAAACACATCATTGCCGCCGTGCTGGCCGGCCTGTTGGGGATGCTTTCCACAGCAGGCCTGGCCGGGGACTATGAAAAGCAGAAGGTGGTCTATCACATCAATTATGATGATCCAAAGCTGCAGACAGCTGCCATGCGCAATATCCAGAACCACATCAATGCGGTTGGCGCTGAAAATCTGGATGTGCGTGTCGTGATGCACGGCAATGGCCTGAGTTTGCTGCTGACCCCCGAAGCCGGCGAACGGCTGGAAAAGTTCAGAATCGGCAACGCCGATCAGAAGATGGCAGCGCGTATCGATGGGCTGCGCGGCCAGGGGGTGAAATTCAACGTCTGCAACAACACCGTGCGCGGACGCAACGTGGATATTGCCGCCGATCTGCATTACGTCAACGAAGAGGATATCGTGCCCAGCGGCGTGGCCGAGGTATCACATCTGCAGCAACAGGGTTTTACCTATATCAAACCCTGA